The following proteins come from a genomic window of Sardina pilchardus chromosome 13, fSarPil1.1, whole genome shotgun sequence:
- the rwdd2b gene encoding RWD domain-containing protein 2B has product MALEEAEAQLAELELLSSMFPSEEEFVVTDQLAFAELRDYVEGVSNTLPHSRPDFLIKHKMDTISFKEVDITISCTYVSDYPKVLPEISVRCAQLSRAHQTQLHSDLNSYLLENCSGEVCLLSAFEWVKDNAAQYIDKSVSAVVPKKDASSSVPTQEAFTRLWIYSHHIYNKSKRKNILEWSKELNLTGFSMPGKPGVVCVEGLRTPCDEFWSRVKCLTWKRIMIRHREDIPLDSEDGSIDERVASHRKFTGFDEAIFDPHGNRGNHMDLGQLYQFLSEKGCGEIFQLYFGIEGK; this is encoded by the exons ATGGCTTTAGAAGAAGCTGAGGCTCAGCTCGCTGAGCTTGAGCTCCTTTCAAGCATGTTCCCAAGTGAAGAGGAGTTTGTTGTCACTGACCAGCTGGCTTTTGCAGAGTTGAGAGACTACGTTGAGGGGGTCTCGAATACACTTCCACATTCTAGACCTGACTTTTTGATAAAACACAAAATGGACACCATCAGCTTCAAAGAG GTGGACATCACAATCTCCTGCACATATGTGTCTGACTACCCAAAAGTCCTACCAGAGATTTCTGTCAG GTGTGCCCAACTCAGCAGAGCTCATCAAACCCAACTGCACAGCGACCTCAACTCGTACCTGCTGGAGAACTGCTCTGGGGAGGTTTGCTTGTTATCAGCATTCGAGTGGGTAAAAGATAATGCAGCTCAGTACATTGACAAGAGTGTCTCAGCGGTTGTCCCTAAGAAAGATGCGTCGTCGTCAGTTCCCACCCAGGAGGCTTTCACTCGGCTCTGGATCTACAGCCATCACATCTACAAcaagagtaaaagaaagaacATTCTGGAATGGTCCAAGGAACTCAATCTCACTGGATTCAGCATGCCAGGCAAGCCTGGGGTTGTCTGTGTGGAGGGGCTTAGGACCCCATGTGATGAGTTTTGGAGCAG AGTAAAGTGTCTGACATGGAAGAGGATCATGATTCGCCATCGAGAGGATATTCCATTGGACAGCGAGGATGGCAGCATAGATGAAAGAGTGGCCTCGCACCGCAAGTTCACTGGGTTCGACGAGGCTATTTTTGATCCCCATGGAAACCGAGGAAATCACATGGACCTTGGGCAGCTCTACCAGTTCCTCAGTGAGAAGGGTTGTGGGGAGATTTTCCAGTTGTACTTTGGGATTGAGGGGAAATAG